One segment of Prionailurus bengalensis isolate Pbe53 chromosome X, Fcat_Pben_1.1_paternal_pri, whole genome shotgun sequence DNA contains the following:
- the GSPT2 gene encoding eukaryotic peptide chain release factor GTP-binding subunit ERF3B, whose translation MDLGSSSSDSAPDCWDQVDMETPGLAPSGDGASSAVAEAQREHLSSAFSRQLNVNAKPFVPNVHAAEFVPSFLRGPAQPQTPLADITSIDETCTGAGDPQGKRLGREAPVEHSKEEQLVWREGSNSAITMELSEPVVENGEVEMVLEESWEHNKEVSEAEPGGSSLGDSGPPEESGQEMMEKEEVRKSKSVVMPSGAPKKEHVNVVFIGHVDAGKSTIGGQIMFLTGMVDKRTLEKYEREAKEKNRETWYLSWALDTNQEERDKGKTVEVGRAYFETEKKHFTILDAPGHKSFVPNMIGGASQADLAVLVISARKGEFETGFEKGGQTREHAMLAKTAGVKHLVVLINKMDDPTVNWSSERYEECKEKLVPFLKKVGFSPKKDIHFMPCSGLTGANIKEQSDFCPWYTGLPFIPYLDNMPNFNRSIDGPIRLPIVDKYKDMGTVVLGKLESGSIFKGQQLVMMPNKHNVEVLGILSDDAETDYVAPGENLKIRLKGIEEEEILPGFILCDPNNLCHSGRTFDVQIVIIEHKSIICPGYNAVLHIHTCIEEVEITALISLVDKKSGEKSKTRPRFVKQDQVCIARLRTAGTICLETFKDFPQMGRFTLRDEGKTIAIGKVLKLVPEKD comes from the coding sequence ATGGAtctgggcagcagcagcagcgattCCGCGCCCGACTGCTGGGATCAGGTGGACATGGAAACCCCGGGTTTGGCCCCAAGCGGAGACGGAGCCTCCTCCGCGGTGGCTGAGGCCCAACGGGAGCATCTCAGCTCGGCATTCAGCCGTCAGCTCAACGTCAACGCCAAACCCTTCGTGCCTAATGTACACGCCGCGGAGTTCGTGCCGTCCTTTCTGCGGGGCCCGGCCCAGCCGCAGACCCCCCTGGCCGACATCACCAGCATCGACGAAACCTGCACCGGCGCGGGCGACCCTCAAGGTAAAAGGCTGGGACGGGAGGCACCTGTGGAACATTCCAAAGAGGAACAGTTAGTGTGGCGTGAAGGTTCCAATTCAGCCATTACTATGGAACTTTCAGAACCTGTTGTAGAAAATGGAGAGGTGGAAATGGTTCTAGAAGAATCATGGGAGCACAATAAAGAAGTAAGTGAAGCTGAGCCAGGGGGTAGTTCCTTGGGAGATTCAGGGCCCCCAGAAGAGAGTGGCCAAGAAatgatggagaaagaggaagtgagaaaATCTAAATCTGTGGTTATGCCCTCAGGTGCTCCTAAAAAAGAACACGTAAATGTGGTATTCATTGGGCATGTAGATGCTGGAAAGTCAACCATTGGAGGACAAATTATGTTTTTGACAGGAATGGTTGACAAAAGGACACTTGAGAAATATGAGAgagaagctaaagaaaaaaacagagaaacttGGTATTTGTCCTGGGCCTTAGATACAAATCAGGAAGAACGAGACAAGGGTAAAACAGTAGAAGTGGGTCGTGCctattttgaaacagaaaagaaacatttcaccATTTTAGATGCTCCTGGCCACAAGAGTTTTGTCCCAAATATGATTGGTGGTGCTTCTCAAGCTGATTTGGCTGTACTGGTAATCTCTGCCAGGAAAGGAGAATTTGAAACTGGATTTGAGAAAGGTGGACAGACAAGAGAACATGCGATGTTGGCAAAAACAGCAGGGGTAAAACATTTAGTAGTGCTTATCAATAAGATGGATGATCCCACAGTAAATTGGAGCAGTGAGAGATAcgaagaatgtaaagaaaaactGGTGCCCTTTTTGAAAAAAGTCGGCTTTAGTCCCAAAAAGGACATTCACTTTATGCCCTGCTCAGGGCTGACTGGGGCAAATATTAAAGAGCAATCAGATTTTTGCCCTTGGTACACTGGATTACCATTTATTCCATATTTGGATAATATGCCAAACTTCAACAGATCAATTGATGGACCAATTAGACTGCCAATTGTGGATAAGTACAAGGATATGGGTACTGTGGTCCTGGGAAAGCTGGAATCAGGATCCATTTTTAAAGGCCAGCAGCTTGTGATGATGCCGAACAAGCACAATGTGGAAGTTCTTGGAATTCTTTCTGATGATGCTGAAACTGATTATGTAGCCCCAGGTGAAAACCTTAAAATCAGACTGAAGGGAATTGAAGAAGAAGAGATTCTTCCTGGATTCATACTTTGTGACCCTAATAATCTGTGCCATTCTGGACGCACATTTGATGTTCAGATAGTGATTATTGAGCACAAGTCTATCATCTGCCCAGGCTATAATGCGGTGCTGCACATTCATACTTGTATTGAGGAAGTTGAGATAACAGCCTTAATCTCCTTGGTAGACAAAAAATCAGGAGAGAAAAGTAAGACACGACCCCGCTTTGTGAAACAAGATCAAGTGTGCATTGCCCGTTTAAGGACAGCAGGAACTATCTGCCTCGAAACATTCAAGGATTTTCCTCAGATGGGTCGTTTTACTTTAAGAGATGAGGGTAAGACCATTGCGATTGGAAAAGTTCTGAAACTGGTCCCAGAGAAGGACTGA